In Natronococcus occultus SP4, the following proteins share a genomic window:
- a CDS encoding sulfatase family protein yields MSGTRPNVLLIHCHDLGRYLGCYGVDVETPAIDRLAAEGTLFENHFVTAPQCTPSRGSLMTGRYPHVNGLMGLAHANWELGDDERILPHYLSDVGYETHLFGLQHITQDTDKLRYDHIHSEGNLYPGVSPAVHQANRARTVSSVVASFFEREAFEEPFFASIGFFECHRVEEETGRFGFDADHYETDDPDEVRPLTYLPDRRGIRRDLAEMRGMVRAIDDGVETVLSALEDADLADETLVIFTTEHGIAFPLAKGSCYDPGIEAVLALRGPGVPEGRRSEELVSNVDVLPTLLEYLDVDVPDRLDGRSFLPLLTDDEYEPRERVFAEMTWHDTYNPVRAIRTDRYKYVRNFWHLPKAYLTKDIFASEAGREVRETYAVPYRPYEELYDLRNAPQEDENVALEPRYREARADLSRQLYEWMDATDDPLLDGPVRPGDDDEIHSWPHEPS; encoded by the coding sequence ATGAGCGGGACCCGACCGAACGTGCTCCTGATTCACTGTCACGACCTCGGCCGATACCTCGGCTGTTACGGGGTCGACGTCGAGACGCCGGCGATCGACCGGCTCGCAGCCGAGGGCACGCTGTTCGAGAACCACTTCGTGACGGCGCCCCAGTGCACGCCGAGCCGGGGCAGTCTCATGACGGGCCGGTACCCACACGTCAACGGGCTCATGGGGCTGGCACACGCGAACTGGGAGCTCGGCGACGACGAACGGATCCTCCCGCACTACCTCAGCGACGTCGGCTACGAGACCCACCTGTTCGGCCTGCAACACATCACACAGGACACGGACAAGCTCCGGTACGACCACATCCACTCGGAAGGCAATCTGTACCCGGGCGTCTCTCCGGCGGTTCACCAGGCGAACCGGGCGCGAACCGTCTCCTCGGTCGTCGCCTCGTTTTTCGAGCGGGAGGCGTTCGAGGAGCCGTTTTTCGCCTCGATCGGCTTCTTCGAGTGCCACCGGGTCGAGGAGGAGACCGGACGGTTCGGCTTCGACGCCGACCACTACGAGACGGACGACCCCGACGAGGTGCGGCCGCTGACCTACCTCCCCGACCGACGGGGGATCAGGCGGGATCTGGCGGAGATGCGCGGCATGGTTCGGGCGATCGACGACGGCGTCGAAACGGTCCTCTCGGCGCTCGAGGACGCGGACCTCGCCGACGAGACGCTCGTGATCTTCACGACCGAACACGGGATCGCCTTTCCCCTCGCGAAGGGGAGCTGTTACGACCCCGGGATCGAGGCGGTGCTGGCGCTTCGCGGTCCCGGCGTTCCGGAGGGGCGGCGCTCCGAGGAGCTCGTCAGCAACGTCGACGTCCTCCCGACGCTGCTCGAGTACCTCGACGTCGACGTGCCGGACCGTCTCGACGGCCGGAGCTTCCTCCCGCTGTTGACCGACGACGAGTACGAGCCCCGCGAACGGGTGTTCGCCGAGATGACCTGGCACGACACGTACAACCCAGTTCGGGCGATCCGTACGGATCGGTACAAGTACGTCCGAAACTTCTGGCACCTGCCGAAAGCGTATCTCACGAAGGACATCTTCGCCAGCGAGGCCGGCCGCGAGGTCCGCGAAACCTACGCCGTCCCGTACCGCCCGTACGAGGAGCTGTACGACCTCCGCAACGCGCCCCAGGAGGACGAGAACGTGGCCCTCGAGCCGCGCTACCGGGAGGCCCGCGCCGATCTGTCCCGGCAACTGTACGAGTGGATGGACGCCACCGACGATCCGCTGCTCGACGGCCCCGTCCGTCCCGGCGACGACGACGAGATCCACTCCTGGCCCCACGAGCCGTCGTGA
- a CDS encoding pyridoxal phosphate-dependent aminotransferase, whose translation MTEFAARVEQVSISGIREVFEAAGEDAINLGIGQPDFPTPAHARRGAMEAIEAGRTDAYTSNKGTQSLREAIAAKYDRDYGIGVDPADIIATSGGSEALHLALEAHVDPGEEVIFPDPGFVSYDALTNIAGGTPKPVGLRDDLTLDPATVEDAITDETAAFVVNSPANPTGAVQSEADMREFARIADEHDVLCLSDEVYERIVFEGEHHSPLKFAETDNVVVVSACSKTYSMTGWRLGWVLGSNRRIERMLRVHQYAQACASAPAQYAAEAALTGPQEPVEEMVSAFEERRDLVVDGLEDAGLEVPTPSGAFYVMPKVPEGWCEEVLDRDVVVVPGDAFGANGEGYARLSYATSTEELKEALEIIGDATRAVR comes from the coding sequence ATGACCGAGTTTGCAGCCCGGGTCGAGCAGGTGTCGATCAGCGGTATCCGCGAAGTGTTCGAGGCCGCCGGCGAGGACGCGATCAACCTCGGCATCGGCCAGCCGGATTTCCCGACGCCGGCCCACGCCCGCCGCGGGGCGATGGAGGCGATCGAGGCCGGGCGGACGGACGCCTACACCTCGAACAAGGGAACGCAGTCGCTCCGCGAGGCGATTGCGGCGAAGTACGACCGGGACTACGGGATCGGCGTCGACCCCGCCGATATCATCGCCACGTCGGGGGGGAGCGAGGCCCTGCACCTCGCCCTCGAGGCCCACGTCGACCCCGGCGAGGAAGTGATCTTCCCCGATCCCGGATTCGTCTCCTACGACGCGCTGACGAACATCGCGGGCGGGACGCCGAAACCCGTCGGGCTTCGGGACGACCTGACGCTCGACCCCGCGACCGTCGAGGACGCGATCACCGACGAGACCGCGGCGTTCGTCGTCAACAGCCCCGCGAACCCGACGGGCGCGGTCCAGAGCGAGGCCGATATGCGCGAGTTCGCCCGTATCGCCGACGAGCACGACGTCCTCTGTCTCTCCGACGAGGTCTACGAACGGATCGTCTTCGAGGGCGAGCACCACTCGCCGCTGAAGTTCGCCGAGACCGACAACGTCGTCGTCGTCAGCGCCTGCTCGAAGACGTACTCGATGACGGGCTGGCGGCTTGGCTGGGTCCTGGGCTCCAATCGTCGGATCGAACGGATGCTGCGGGTCCACCAGTACGCCCAGGCCTGCGCCTCCGCGCCTGCCCAGTACGCCGCCGAGGCCGCGCTGACGGGTCCCCAGGAGCCCGTCGAGGAGATGGTCTCGGCCTTCGAAGAGCGCCGTGATCTGGTCGTCGACGGCCTCGAGGACGCGGGTCTCGAGGTTCCCACGCCGTCCGGAGCGTTCTACGTCATGCCGAAGGTCCCCGAGGGCTGGTGTGAGGAGGTGCTGGACCGCGACGTGGTCGTCGTCCCCGGCGACGCCTTCGGCGCGAACGGTGAGGGGTACGCCCGCCTTTCCTACGCGACGAGTACGGAGGAGCTGAAGGAGGCCCTCGAGATCATCGGCGACGCGACGCGGGCCGTGCGCTGA
- a CDS encoding thiamine pyrophosphate-binding protein has translation MSDEYTGADLFVDALESYGVDYVFGNPGTTELPIVDAIGASGLEYVLGLHEDVAVGMASGYAQTRRYHAHHDESITPVGVANLHIAPGLAHGLGNLYAATIAGAPVVVTAGNHSTDFRHEEPILSGDLVEMATEFCKWSDEVRDVAALPTMLRRAFRVALTPPTGPVFLALPLDVALAETDGEPERLGSIPNAGSGDPGQLERAADLLAEADEPVLVVGDGIARSGADAVAAAVELAEATGARVHGEILSAEVDFPTDHEQWVSSIPPDEDLAATAMDTDTLAFVGCSTNTTLTRHEDALVDPETTCIHVGDDPWQLGKNQPADAAVVGDPGLAMEGITERVRKRISEDVLEERLERVRTVTEAVQARTAEIGEGKATDDPRASKARLVEAMHDVAGDAYVVDEGITAKYAMLERWDLAPEQYISNKGGGLGYGLPASVGAALAESQRAEPRDVIGFIGDGSYLYYPNAVYSAARYDLDLTVVVPDNRNYRILKDNTLKIMGGEEADYDFTGMEFDPPVDIPKNAESHGARGHLVETPDEIEDVLADALDREGPDVIDVLVHD, from the coding sequence ATGAGCGACGAGTACACCGGCGCCGATCTCTTCGTCGACGCCCTCGAATCCTACGGGGTCGATTACGTCTTCGGCAACCCCGGGACGACGGAGCTGCCGATCGTCGACGCGATCGGAGCGAGCGGGCTGGAGTACGTCCTCGGGCTCCACGAGGACGTCGCGGTCGGGATGGCCTCGGGGTACGCCCAGACCCGACGCTACCACGCCCACCACGACGAGTCGATCACCCCAGTCGGGGTGGCGAACCTCCACATCGCGCCCGGACTCGCACACGGGTTGGGCAACCTCTACGCCGCCACAATCGCCGGCGCACCGGTGGTCGTCACGGCGGGCAACCACAGCACCGACTTCCGCCACGAGGAGCCGATCCTGTCGGGCGATCTGGTGGAGATGGCCACGGAGTTCTGCAAGTGGTCCGACGAGGTAAGAGACGTCGCGGCGCTGCCGACGATGCTGCGACGAGCGTTCCGGGTCGCGCTGACGCCGCCGACCGGACCCGTCTTCCTCGCCTTGCCCCTCGACGTCGCGCTCGCGGAGACCGACGGCGAGCCCGAGCGGCTCGGGTCGATCCCCAACGCTGGAAGCGGTGATCCGGGCCAGCTCGAGCGCGCGGCCGACCTGCTCGCCGAGGCCGACGAGCCCGTGTTAGTCGTCGGCGACGGAATTGCTCGCTCTGGCGCCGACGCCGTCGCGGCCGCGGTCGAGCTCGCCGAGGCGACGGGGGCCCGGGTTCACGGCGAGATCCTCTCGGCCGAGGTCGACTTCCCGACCGACCACGAGCAGTGGGTCTCCTCCATCCCGCCCGACGAGGACCTCGCGGCGACCGCGATGGACACCGACACGCTGGCGTTCGTCGGCTGTTCGACGAACACCACCCTGACCCGCCACGAGGACGCGCTGGTCGACCCCGAGACGACCTGCATCCACGTCGGCGACGACCCCTGGCAGCTGGGCAAGAACCAGCCCGCAGACGCCGCCGTCGTCGGCGACCCGGGGCTGGCGATGGAGGGGATCACCGAACGCGTGCGAAAACGGATCTCCGAGGACGTCCTCGAGGAACGGCTCGAGCGAGTGCGGACGGTCACGGAGGCGGTCCAGGCTCGAACGGCCGAGATCGGCGAGGGGAAGGCGACCGACGATCCGCGCGCCTCGAAGGCCCGACTGGTCGAGGCGATGCACGACGTCGCGGGCGACGCCTACGTCGTCGACGAGGGGATCACGGCGAAGTACGCGATGCTCGAGCGCTGGGATCTCGCACCGGAGCAGTACATCTCGAACAAGGGCGGCGGACTCGGCTACGGGCTCCCCGCCTCCGTGGGTGCGGCGCTGGCCGAGAGCCAGCGCGCCGAGCCCCGCGACGTGATCGGCTTTATCGGCGACGGCTCCTACCTCTACTACCCTAACGCCGTCTACAGCGCGGCCCGGTACGACCTCGATCTCACCGTCGTCGTTCCCGACAACCGCAACTACCGGATCCTGAAGGACAACACGCTCAAAATTATGGGCGGCGAGGAAGCGGACTACGACTTTACCGGGATGGAGTTCGATCCCCCGGTCGACATCCCCAAAAACGCCGAGAGCCACGGCGCCCGCGGCCACCTCGTCGAGACGCCCGACGAGATCGAGGACGTCCTCGCGGACGCGCTCGATCGCGAGGGGCCCGACGTGATCGACGTGCTGGTCCACGACTGA
- a CDS encoding UbiA family prenyltransferase translates to MSLARHGSGVGATARAFGSQVHPVFMLPPLAASLFGAVLAGTFEPGVATLHVLAMFAAVYTAHVKDGYVDFYLRGEDDDHPLTEQGCRLGLVASTTAFVACSLALFVLVDWVAAALTLPTWLIAYYHAPQLDMNPVTATTGYPLGIALSVLGGFYVQAEAFAAVPVGFAVVFLALLSGIKVIDDATDYDYDRSIRKRTVAVAVGPERADAVAYGLMVAALLVVVVLAAVGVFPPGAVVAALAFAVVAAVARRAPPKLATMLLIRGSYVFLAVLVAAVWFEPLARLG, encoded by the coding sequence ATGTCCCTCGCGAGACACGGGTCCGGCGTCGGGGCGACGGCTCGCGCCTTCGGGTCACAGGTCCATCCCGTGTTCATGCTCCCGCCACTCGCCGCCTCGCTGTTCGGCGCGGTGCTCGCCGGAACGTTCGAACCGGGAGTCGCGACGCTGCACGTCCTCGCGATGTTCGCCGCGGTGTACACGGCCCACGTCAAGGACGGCTACGTCGACTTCTACCTGCGCGGCGAGGACGACGACCACCCGCTGACCGAGCAGGGCTGTCGGCTCGGGCTGGTGGCCTCGACGACGGCGTTCGTCGCCTGTTCGCTCGCGCTGTTCGTCCTGGTCGACTGGGTCGCCGCCGCGCTTACCCTCCCGACGTGGCTGATCGCCTACTACCACGCCCCCCAGCTCGACATGAACCCGGTGACGGCGACGACGGGCTACCCGCTGGGGATCGCGCTCTCGGTCCTCGGGGGGTTCTACGTCCAGGCGGAGGCGTTCGCGGCCGTTCCCGTCGGCTTCGCGGTCGTCTTTCTCGCGTTGCTCTCGGGGATCAAGGTGATCGACGACGCCACGGACTACGACTACGACCGGTCGATACGCAAGCGCACCGTCGCCGTCGCCGTCGGCCCGGAGCGTGCCGATGCCGTGGCCTACGGGCTCATGGTCGCCGCCCTGCTCGTTGTCGTCGTCCTCGCCGCCGTTGGAGTCTTCCCGCCCGGGGCGGTGGTGGCCGCGCTCGCCTTTGCCGTCGTCGCTGCCGTCGCCCGGCGGGCGCCCCCGAAACTCGCGACCATGCTACTTATCCGGGGGTCGTACGTCTTTCTGGCTGTCCTGGTCGCGGCCGTCTGGTTCGAACCGCTGGCCCGACTCGGCTGA
- a CDS encoding helix-turn-helix transcriptional regulator has translation MDPHSSESGDRERKTGVSSTEAIDDVAYLVRSPHRTVALAALADGPRTRAELRDLTDVSRSTVGRTLRAFEERGWIEPTDEGYETTRLGGFVATGMRELLERVETELKLRDVWRWFPAETRELPLESLSRAVVTVAAVDDPYRPVNRFRSLLRETDRFRFVGFELALFELCRDELTDQVAGGMTTEVVDPPSVARYIRRTYPERSERMFASGNLTVLVHDGLPEYGLSLFDDRIAICGYHTDSGTVRILIDTDDRTVREWAESTYAAYRREARPFQAETPLE, from the coding sequence ATGGACCCACACTCGAGCGAGAGCGGCGACCGCGAACGGAAAACGGGGGTGAGCAGTACGGAAGCGATCGACGACGTGGCGTATCTCGTGCGATCGCCCCACCGAACGGTCGCGCTCGCTGCACTTGCGGACGGGCCCCGAACCCGGGCCGAACTCCGCGATCTGACCGACGTCTCGCGGTCGACGGTCGGTCGCACGCTGCGTGCGTTCGAGGAGCGGGGCTGGATCGAACCGACCGACGAGGGGTACGAGACGACCCGGCTCGGCGGGTTCGTCGCGACGGGGATGCGGGAGCTGCTCGAGCGCGTCGAGACCGAACTGAAGCTGCGGGACGTCTGGCGGTGGTTTCCGGCCGAGACCCGGGAGCTTCCCCTCGAGTCGCTCTCGAGGGCGGTCGTCACCGTCGCCGCCGTCGACGATCCGTACCGCCCGGTGAATCGGTTCCGATCGCTGCTCCGGGAGACCGACCGGTTCCGGTTCGTCGGTTTCGAGCTGGCCCTGTTCGAACTCTGCCGGGACGAACTCACCGATCAGGTCGCCGGCGGGATGACGACCGAGGTCGTCGACCCCCCGTCGGTCGCGCGCTACATCCGACGGACCTACCCCGAACGGTCCGAGCGTATGTTCGCGAGCGGAAACCTCACCGTCCTCGTCCACGACGGGCTGCCGGAGTACGGGCTCAGCCTCTTCGACGATCGGATCGCGATCTGTGGCTACCACACCGACAGCGGGACCGTTCGGATCCTGATCGACACCGACGATCGGACGGTCCGCGAGTGGGCGGAGTCGACCTACGCCGCCTACCGCCGAGAGGCCCGTCCCTTCCAGGCCGAGACCCCGCTCGAGTAG
- a CDS encoding methyltransferase domain-containing protein — protein MRDHERLTNTADRDRRLARGLTDHRGASPVPTATALDGRELQRAVDGVYRTVAATPTEVTHFETGRELASRLGYPPADLERVPETVLRSFTGVGYHHDLAGLGAGDAVLDLGSGSGTDAFVAALRVGDRGRALGVERVEAQLTRARRLREDAGVTNATFQRGTIEALPLADGAVDVVLSNGTLVLAAHPERVLAEASRVLASGGRLAISELVCERRLPAQLRRDPELRAIGIGGAMELATVPDVLASAGFRNVRIRENPWYEFVSTRARSVCQQYGVGSVSLRAELA, from the coding sequence ATGCGTGACCACGAACGTCTCACGAACACCGCCGATCGCGACCGACGGCTCGCCCGCGGACTGACCGATCACCGCGGAGCGAGCCCCGTACCGACGGCGACCGCGCTCGACGGACGGGAGTTGCAGCGTGCAGTCGACGGCGTCTACCGGACGGTCGCGGCGACGCCGACGGAGGTGACCCACTTCGAGACGGGCCGCGAGCTGGCCTCGCGGCTCGGCTACCCGCCCGCCGACCTCGAACGGGTTCCGGAGACCGTCCTCCGCTCGTTTACCGGCGTCGGCTACCACCACGATCTGGCCGGACTCGGTGCCGGGGACGCCGTTCTCGATCTCGGTAGCGGCTCCGGAACGGACGCGTTCGTCGCCGCGCTCAGGGTCGGCGACCGCGGACGCGCGCTCGGCGTCGAACGCGTCGAAGCGCAGCTGACTCGAGCCCGACGGCTCCGCGAGGACGCGGGCGTGACGAACGCCACGTTCCAGCGGGGGACGATCGAGGCGCTCCCGCTTGCCGACGGCGCGGTCGACGTCGTCCTCTCGAACGGGACGCTCGTCCTCGCTGCTCACCCCGAGCGCGTCCTCGCGGAGGCGAGTCGCGTCCTGGCGTCCGGTGGGCGCCTGGCGATCTCCGAGCTGGTCTGTGAGCGTCGCCTGCCGGCCCAGCTCCGGCGAGACCCGGAGCTGCGCGCGATCGGGATCGGGGGTGCGATGGAGCTCGCTACCGTCCCCGACGTCCTCGCGTCGGCGGGCTTTCGGAACGTCCGGATCAGGGAGAACCCCTGGTACGAGTTCGTCTCGACCCGGGCACGCAGCGTCTGTCAGCAGTACGGCGTCGGGAGCGTCTCGCTGCGGGCCGAACTAGCGTAG
- a CDS encoding TIGR04024 family LLM class F420-dependent oxidoreductase, with amino-acid sequence MNAQLDLLVRLGDYDRPQDVADRAVRAEELGFDRITTGETTGWNIVPALTLIADRTDELGISNDVVSPFGRSPALLAQTALALHDASGGRYRLGLGPSSPAITERWHGESFDRPLRRTREAIEIVRAIYEDGTPAYEGDIFEIAGLNYERELPERPPPIDVATLGPTATEMAGRFGDGWAPQLFTASGLADRLEDLHRGAELADRDPDELRVSPIVRGIASEDREQARERARKTVAFMLGAYGPYYGDSVAEQGYPDVVADVRDAWADRDTDAMAARLPDDVLDELAPAGTPDEVREWVREYAAIDGVDAVRFGFVDGMDDAEKETTMAALAELR; translated from the coding sequence GTGAACGCACAGCTGGATCTGCTCGTTCGGCTCGGCGACTACGATCGGCCACAGGACGTCGCCGACCGCGCCGTCAGGGCCGAGGAGCTCGGGTTCGACCGGATCACGACGGGCGAGACGACGGGCTGGAACATCGTCCCGGCGCTGACGCTGATCGCCGACCGAACCGACGAGCTCGGGATCTCGAACGACGTCGTCTCCCCGTTCGGGCGATCGCCGGCGCTGCTGGCCCAGACCGCGCTGGCGCTGCACGACGCCTCCGGGGGGCGATACCGGCTCGGTCTCGGTCCGAGCTCGCCCGCGATCACCGAACGCTGGCACGGCGAGTCGTTCGACCGTCCGCTGCGGCGTACTCGGGAGGCCATCGAGATTGTCAGGGCAATCTACGAGGACGGCACCCCCGCCTACGAGGGCGATATCTTCGAGATCGCCGGGCTCAACTACGAGCGCGAACTCCCCGAGCGTCCGCCCCCGATCGACGTCGCCACCCTGGGACCGACGGCCACCGAGATGGCGGGGCGGTTCGGCGACGGCTGGGCACCCCAGCTGTTCACGGCGTCGGGCCTGGCGGATCGACTCGAGGACCTCCACCGCGGTGCCGAGCTGGCCGACAGGGATCCCGACGAGCTGCGCGTGAGCCCGATCGTCCGCGGAATCGCCTCCGAAGACCGCGAGCAGGCCCGCGAGCGCGCCCGCAAGACCGTCGCCTTCATGCTCGGCGCCTACGGCCCCTACTACGGCGACTCCGTGGCCGAGCAGGGCTACCCCGATGTCGTCGCCGACGTTCGCGACGCCTGGGCGGATCGGGACACGGACGCGATGGCCGCACGGCTTCCCGACGACGTCCTCGACGAGCTGGCGCCCGCGGGAACGCCCGACGAGGTTCGCGAGTGGGTCCGGGAGTACGCCGCGATCGACGGCGTCGACGCCGTCCGGTTCGGGTTCGTCGACGGGATGGACGATGCCGAAAAGGAGACGACGATGGCAGCGCTCGCCGAGCTACGCTAG
- a CDS encoding LysE family translocator, giving the protein MLEALRTVLLDPTLLAVYLLAAGAMILSPGPDTVYVLTRSVGDGRESGLASAAGISVGVLVHTLAAAVGLAAIFRASELAFAAVTYVGAAYLLYLGVRTIRETELFADDDGPAGDGSPFREAVIVNVANPQVALFFLAFLPQFVDGSAHVPVQLSALGAIYAALTMGYLGTVAVASSGVRRLLLTRPRIASGVRWLSGLVLIGLGVRLFVGSVG; this is encoded by the coding sequence ATGCTCGAGGCGCTTCGTACCGTCCTGCTCGATCCGACGCTGCTCGCCGTCTACCTCCTGGCAGCGGGTGCGATGATCCTCTCGCCCGGCCCCGACACCGTCTACGTGCTGACCCGCAGCGTCGGCGACGGCCGCGAGAGCGGGCTGGCCTCGGCGGCGGGGATCAGCGTCGGCGTCCTCGTCCACACCCTCGCTGCGGCCGTGGGACTCGCAGCGATCTTCCGGGCCTCCGAGCTCGCGTTCGCCGCCGTTACCTACGTCGGTGCGGCCTATCTGCTCTACCTGGGCGTCCGCACGATCCGCGAGACCGAACTGTTCGCGGACGACGACGGCCCCGCGGGCGACGGCAGTCCGTTCCGGGAAGCCGTGATCGTCAACGTCGCAAATCCCCAGGTCGCGCTGTTTTTCCTGGCCTTCCTCCCGCAGTTCGTCGACGGCAGCGCCCACGTCCCCGTCCAGCTCTCGGCGCTCGGAGCGATCTACGCCGCGCTCACGATGGGGTATCTGGGGACGGTCGCGGTCGCTTCGAGTGGCGTGCGTCGCCTGTTGCTCACCCGGCCGCGGATCGCGAGCGGCGTTCGGTGGCTCTCCGGGCTCGTACTGATCGGGCTCGGGGTGCGGCTGTTCGTCGGGAGCGTCGGCTGA
- a CDS encoding NADPH:quinone reductase, with translation MRAVRLSEYGGPDVLQVEEVDRPEPETGELLVEVEAAGVNPVDTYFRDGSYESVGPPFTPGVDVAGTVAATGEDVETFTEGDRVYGTGIGNGAYQGSYAEYATVPTDRVVALPDSVDASEAGAAGVVGVTAWRALIDHADLEPAEACLVHGGSGGVGHAAVQVADAVSARVLTTASEQYHDALAELGADVVLDYGREDLADAVREASDGGVDAILDHRLDDYLQFDADVAAQGGRVVGIGENSPDPAFTNDGAARSKDVSYQFMSMFNTPDLRVPLRGVAHLMETDRLTIEIDRSYDLADAAQAQRDVMNESVFGKLVIEP, from the coding sequence ATGCGCGCTGTACGACTCTCGGAGTACGGCGGTCCGGACGTACTGCAGGTCGAAGAGGTCGACCGACCCGAACCAGAAACCGGGGAGCTGCTCGTCGAGGTCGAGGCGGCGGGCGTCAACCCCGTCGACACCTACTTCCGCGATGGCTCTTACGAATCCGTCGGCCCGCCGTTCACGCCGGGGGTCGACGTCGCGGGCACCGTCGCCGCGACGGGCGAGGACGTCGAGACGTTCACGGAAGGCGACCGCGTCTACGGGACGGGGATCGGGAACGGAGCGTACCAGGGCTCTTACGCCGAGTACGCGACGGTTCCGACGGACCGGGTCGTCGCCCTCCCCGACAGCGTCGACGCCAGCGAGGCCGGGGCTGCCGGCGTCGTCGGCGTCACCGCCTGGCGTGCGCTGATCGACCACGCCGACCTCGAGCCGGCCGAGGCGTGTCTCGTCCACGGCGGCTCCGGCGGCGTCGGTCACGCGGCCGTCCAGGTCGCTGACGCCGTCAGCGCCCGGGTTCTGACGACCGCCTCCGAGCAGTACCACGACGCGCTCGCGGAGCTGGGCGCCGACGTCGTGCTCGACTACGGCCGCGAGGACCTCGCCGACGCCGTCCGCGAGGCAAGCGACGGGGGCGTCGACGCGATCCTCGATCATCGGCTAGACGACTACCTCCAGTTCGACGCCGACGTCGCGGCCCAGGGCGGACGGGTCGTCGGGATCGGCGAGAACAGCCCCGATCCCGCGTTCACGAACGACGGCGCGGCCCGCTCGAAGGACGTCAGCTACCAGTTCATGAGCATGTTCAACACGCCCGACCTGCGCGTGCCGCTGCGGGGGGTCGCCCACCTCATGGAGACCGACCGGCTCACGATCGAGATCGATCGCAGCTACGACCTCGCCGACGCCGCGCAGGCCCAACGGGACGTGATGAACGAGAGCGTGTTCGGCAAGCTCGTCATCGAGCCGTAG